One window of the Shimwellia blattae DSM 4481 = NBRC 105725 genome contains the following:
- the proV gene encoding glycine betaine/L-proline ABC transporter ATP-binding protein ProV, translating into MAIKLEVRNLYKVFGDNPQRAFKYIEQGLSKEQILEKTGLSLGVKNANLTIEEGEIFVIMGLSGSGKSTLVRLLNRLIEPTRGQVLIDGEDIARISDAALREVRKKKIAMVFQSFALMPHMTVLDNTAFGMELAGVPLRERQEKALDALRQVGLENYVHAWPDELSGGMRQRVGLARALAINPDILLMDEAFSALDPLIRTEMQDELIKLQARHQRTIVFISHDLDEAMRIGDRIAIMQNGEIIQTGTPDEILNNPANDYVRTFFRGVDISQVFSAKDIARRSQAGIIRKTPGVGPRSALKLLQDDDREYGYVIERAQKFIGIVSIDSLKAALAAGQGLDSALLESPQPVSAETPLNELLGHVAQAPCAVPVTGDDQQYLGVISRGCLLQALDREGATNE; encoded by the coding sequence ATGGCAATTAAATTAGAAGTCAGAAATCTTTATAAAGTATTCGGAGACAACCCACAGCGGGCATTTAAATATATCGAACAGGGGCTTTCCAAAGAGCAAATTCTGGAGAAAACCGGCCTCTCACTCGGCGTTAAAAACGCGAATCTGACCATTGAAGAAGGCGAGATCTTCGTCATTATGGGGTTATCAGGCTCTGGTAAATCCACCCTGGTTCGCCTTCTCAATCGCCTGATTGAACCCACCCGCGGCCAGGTACTGATTGACGGGGAAGACATTGCCCGTATTTCAGATGCCGCCCTGCGTGAGGTGCGCAAAAAGAAAATCGCGATGGTATTTCAGTCATTCGCCCTTATGCCGCATATGACGGTGCTGGATAATACCGCCTTTGGTATGGAATTAGCCGGAGTACCGCTGCGCGAGCGTCAGGAAAAAGCGCTGGATGCCCTGCGCCAGGTGGGGCTGGAAAATTATGTCCACGCCTGGCCGGATGAACTTTCCGGCGGAATGCGCCAGCGTGTCGGATTAGCCCGGGCGCTGGCAATAAACCCGGATATATTACTTATGGACGAGGCATTCTCTGCGCTCGATCCCTTAATTAGAACTGAAATGCAGGATGAATTAATCAAACTGCAGGCCAGACATCAGCGCACTATTGTCTTTATTTCTCACGACCTCGATGAGGCAATGCGTATCGGCGACCGGATTGCCATTATGCAAAACGGCGAGATTATTCAGACAGGCACCCCTGATGAAATTCTCAATAACCCGGCCAATGATTATGTCCGCACCTTTTTCCGGGGTGTGGATATCAGCCAGGTATTCAGCGCGAAAGATATTGCCCGCCGCAGCCAGGCCGGAATTATCCGCAAAACCCCGGGAGTTGGCCCCCGCTCGGCACTGAAACTCCTTCAGGATGACGACCGGGAATATGGCTATGTGATTGAACGGGCGCAAAAATTTATTGGCATTGTCTCCATTGACTCCCTGAAAGCCGCACTGGCCGCAGGCCAGGGGCTGGACAGCGCATTGCTGGAAAGCCCGCAGCCTGTCAGCGCAGAAACCCCACTGAACGAGCTGCTGGGCCATGTGGCCCAGGCACCGTGCGCAGTGCCGGTAACAGGCGACGATCAGCAATACCTGGGGGTTATCTCCCGGGGGTGCCTGCTACAGGCATTAGACAGAGAAGGAGCGACCAATGAGTGA
- the mprA gene encoding transcriptional repressor MprA encodes MDSSFTPIEKMLTFRASRSSEFPFQEILLTRLCMHMQGKLLENRNKMLKNQGINETLFMALITLESQEDLSIQPSELSSALGSSRTNATRIADELEKRGWIERRESDNDRRCLHLHLTEKGQQFLREVLPPQHLCLHQLWSALTEEEQSSLEKITRKLLIRLDEMDNPASLADISR; translated from the coding sequence ATGGATAGTTCGTTTACTCCCATTGAAAAAATGCTAACGTTTCGCGCCAGTCGCAGCAGTGAATTTCCGTTCCAGGAAATTTTGCTGACCCGTCTCTGTATGCATATGCAAGGGAAATTGCTGGAAAACCGCAACAAGATGCTTAAAAATCAAGGGATTAACGAGACGCTGTTTATGGCGCTGATAACGCTTGAGTCCCAGGAGGACCTGAGCATTCAGCCCAGCGAGCTGAGTAGCGCACTGGGATCATCCCGCACTAACGCTACCCGTATTGCTGATGAGCTGGAAAAGCGCGGCTGGATCGAACGCCGCGAAAGCGATAACGATCGCCGTTGCCTGCATCTGCACCTGACAGAAAAAGGCCAGCAGTTCCTGCGTGAAGTGCTTCCTCCCCAGCATCTGTGTTTACATCAGTTATGGTCTGCCCTGACTGAAGAGGAACAATCCTCGCTGGAGAAAATCACACGTAAACTGCTGATCCGGCTCGATGAAATGGATAACCCTGCATCCCTGGCGGATATATCCCGCTAG
- a CDS encoding MFS transporter translates to MTRQHAGLSPALTLLMSVATGLSVASNYYAQPLLDTIANAFGLSVNQAGFIVTAAQLGYAAGLLFLVPLGDMFERRALIVTMTLLSAGGLFITATSQTLGMMILGTALTGLLSVVAQVLVPLAATLASADKRGKVVGTIMSGLLLGILLARTVAGLLADLGGWRTVYWVATVLMVLMALALWRGLPVVPQNNQLNYPQLLASVFRLFRTQPLLRTRALLGCLIFANFSILWTSMAFLLSAPPFHFSEGVIGLFGLAGAAGALGARPAGGMADRGKAHHTTTWGLLLLLLSWGAIALGQFSVLALIVGILILDLTVQGVHITNQSVIYRIAPDARNRLTAGYMTSYFIGGAAGSLLSASAYQHGGWNAVCLAGVIVALLAGFVWWRGYHQQSDISE, encoded by the coding sequence ATGACCAGACAACACGCGGGCCTGAGCCCGGCACTTACGCTGTTAATGTCCGTTGCCACGGGCCTTTCCGTTGCCAGTAACTACTATGCCCAGCCGCTGCTGGACACCATCGCGAACGCGTTTGGCCTGTCGGTTAATCAGGCCGGGTTTATCGTTACCGCCGCCCAGCTCGGTTATGCGGCCGGATTGCTGTTTCTGGTTCCGCTGGGCGATATGTTTGAGCGCCGGGCGCTGATTGTCACCATGACGCTGCTCTCCGCCGGGGGCCTCTTCATTACCGCCACCAGCCAGACCCTGGGGATGATGATCCTCGGCACGGCGCTGACCGGCCTGCTTTCGGTGGTCGCCCAGGTGCTGGTTCCCCTGGCGGCGACTCTCGCCTCAGCGGATAAGCGCGGCAAAGTGGTGGGTACCATCATGAGCGGCCTGCTGCTGGGGATCCTGCTGGCAAGAACCGTGGCCGGGCTGCTGGCAGATCTGGGCGGCTGGCGCACTGTCTACTGGGTCGCCACCGTGCTGATGGTGCTGATGGCCCTTGCCCTGTGGCGCGGGCTGCCGGTTGTTCCCCAGAATAATCAGCTTAACTACCCGCAACTGCTGGCGTCGGTCTTTCGCCTGTTTCGCACCCAGCCCCTGCTACGCACCCGGGCGCTGTTAGGCTGCCTGATTTTTGCCAATTTCAGTATTTTGTGGACCTCCATGGCGTTTCTGCTGTCGGCTCCGCCGTTTCACTTCTCTGAAGGGGTGATTGGCCTGTTCGGCCTGGCGGGGGCTGCTGGCGCGCTGGGGGCCAGGCCCGCAGGCGGAATGGCCGATCGGGGTAAAGCGCACCACACCACGACCTGGGGCCTGCTGCTACTGCTGCTCTCCTGGGGGGCAATTGCGCTCGGGCAGTTCTCGGTACTGGCGCTGATTGTCGGTATTCTGATCCTCGATCTCACCGTACAGGGGGTGCATATCACCAACCAGAGCGTGATTTACCGCATTGCCCCGGATGCCCGTAACCGGCTGACCGCCGGGTATATGACCAGCTATTTTATCGGTGGTGCCGCCGGATCGTTACTCTCTGCCAGTGCCTACCAGCACGGGGGGTGGAACGCGGTTTGCCTCGCGGGGGTGATTGTCGCGCTGCTGGCGGGTTTCGTCTGGTGGCGGGGCTATCATCAGCAATCGGATATTTCTGAATAG
- the proW gene encoding glycine betaine/L-proline ABC transporter permease ProW — MSEQANPWDTGSAPAADAWGAPDAPAHSGAADWLHNAPAPKAEHFDILDPFHKTLIPLDSWVTQGIDWVVIHFRPLFQGIRMPVDYILSGFQHLLQGMPAPVAIILFALIAWQMTSLSMGVATLVSLILIGLIGAWSQAMVTLALVLTALLFCIVIGLPLGIWLARSPGAAKVIRPLLDAMQTTPAFVYLVPIVMLFGIGNVPGVVVTIIFALPPIVRLTILGINQVPEDLIEAARSFGSSPRQMLFKVQLPLAMPTIMAGVNQTLMLALSMVVIASMIAVGGLGQMVLRGIGRLDMGLATVGGVGIVILAIILDRLTQSVGRNARAKGNRRWYTTGPVGLITRPFVK; from the coding sequence ATGAGTGAACAAGCAAACCCGTGGGATACGGGCAGTGCCCCGGCAGCTGATGCCTGGGGAGCCCCCGACGCCCCCGCGCACAGCGGTGCCGCAGACTGGCTGCACAACGCCCCGGCCCCCAAGGCCGAACATTTCGACATTCTGGATCCATTCCACAAAACCCTGATCCCGCTGGACAGCTGGGTCACTCAGGGGATCGACTGGGTGGTTATCCATTTTCGCCCCCTGTTTCAGGGGATCCGTATGCCGGTGGATTATATCCTCAGCGGCTTTCAGCACCTGCTACAGGGCATGCCTGCCCCGGTGGCGATTATTCTGTTCGCCCTGATAGCCTGGCAGATGACCAGCCTCAGTATGGGGGTCGCGACCCTTGTTTCGCTGATCCTGATTGGCCTTATCGGCGCCTGGTCCCAGGCGATGGTCACCCTGGCTCTGGTGCTGACCGCGCTGCTGTTTTGTATCGTCATCGGCTTACCGCTGGGGATCTGGCTGGCCCGCAGCCCGGGTGCGGCAAAAGTGATTCGCCCGTTACTGGACGCCATGCAGACCACTCCGGCATTTGTCTATCTGGTGCCCATTGTGATGCTGTTCGGTATCGGTAATGTGCCGGGGGTAGTGGTCACCATTATCTTTGCCCTGCCCCCTATCGTGCGCCTGACCATCCTCGGGATAAACCAGGTGCCGGAGGATCTGATTGAGGCGGCCCGCTCCTTTGGCTCCAGCCCGCGCCAGATGCTGTTTAAGGTGCAGCTGCCGCTGGCGATGCCCACGATCATGGCCGGGGTAAACCAGACCCTGATGCTGGCGCTGTCGATGGTGGTTATCGCCTCAATGATAGCTGTAGGCGGCCTGGGCCAGATGGTGCTGCGCGGCATTGGCCGGCTCGATATGGGCCTGGCCACCGTGGGCGGGGTCGGTATTGTCATACTGGCTATTATTCTCGACCGCCTTACCCAGTCCGTTGGCCGCAACGCCCGGGCAAAAGGCAACCGCCGCTGGTATACCACAGGCCCCGTCGGGTTAATCACCCGCCCGTTTGTAAAATAA
- the emrA gene encoding multidrug efflux MFS transporter periplasmic adaptor subunit EmrA, with amino-acid sequence MTGYSDTQATPQKSGNKQKSRKNALLILTLLFAVIAVAYGIYWLTVLRHFEDTDDAYVNGNQVQIMPQVAGSVTKVWVDNTDYVQQGDVLVTLDPTDAQQAFEKAKTALATSVRQVHQLMINSKQLQATIELQKTALSQAQSDLERRIPLGRSDLIGREELQHSRDAVTSAQARLNVAIQQYNANQAAILGNTLEQQPAVQQAATQVRDSWLALQRTRIVSPITGYVSRRAVQVGAQITSATPLMAIVPADQIWVDANFKETQLAHMRIGQPATVISDIYGDDVKYTGKVVGLDMGTGSAFSLLPAQNATGNWIKVVQRLPVRIELDPQQVAKHPLRIGLSTLVTVDTRDRRGAVLASQVRKTPAYESDARTLELAPVNKLINEIISTNAG; translated from the coding sequence ATGACCGGGTACTCGGATACTCAGGCAACACCGCAGAAATCAGGCAATAAACAGAAATCGCGCAAAAACGCGCTGCTTATTCTGACCCTGCTGTTTGCCGTTATTGCTGTGGCATATGGAATTTACTGGCTGACCGTACTGCGCCATTTTGAAGACACGGACGATGCCTACGTAAACGGCAACCAGGTACAGATAATGCCCCAGGTTGCCGGAAGCGTAACCAAAGTCTGGGTCGACAATACGGACTATGTGCAACAGGGGGATGTGCTGGTCACCCTTGACCCGACCGACGCCCAACAGGCCTTTGAAAAGGCCAAAACGGCCCTCGCCACCAGCGTGCGCCAGGTCCACCAGCTGATGATCAACAGCAAGCAGCTGCAGGCCACCATCGAGCTGCAGAAAACCGCCCTCTCACAGGCACAGAGCGATCTTGAACGGCGTATTCCGCTGGGCCGCTCCGATTTGATTGGCCGCGAAGAGTTACAACACAGCCGCGATGCGGTCACCAGCGCCCAGGCGCGCCTGAATGTGGCTATCCAGCAATATAATGCCAACCAGGCAGCGATCCTCGGCAATACCCTGGAGCAGCAACCTGCCGTACAGCAGGCGGCAACCCAGGTCCGGGACAGCTGGCTGGCGCTGCAGCGCACCCGGATAGTCAGCCCGATTACCGGTTACGTCTCCCGCCGGGCGGTGCAGGTTGGCGCGCAGATCACATCCGCCACGCCGCTGATGGCTATCGTCCCGGCAGATCAGATCTGGGTGGATGCCAACTTCAAAGAGACCCAGCTGGCCCATATGCGTATAGGCCAGCCCGCCACGGTTATCAGCGATATCTACGGGGATGATGTTAAATACACCGGTAAAGTGGTCGGCCTGGATATGGGAACCGGGAGCGCCTTCTCGCTACTGCCGGCCCAGAACGCAACCGGTAACTGGATCAAAGTGGTACAGCGCCTGCCGGTACGTATTGAGCTGGATCCTCAACAGGTGGCAAAGCACCCGCTGCGTATCGGGCTCTCGACTCTGGTCACGGTGGATACCCGGGATCGGCGCGGCGCGGTGCTGGCCTCTCAGGTGCGTAAAACCCCGGCCTACGAAAGTGACGCCCGGACCCTGGAGCTTGCCCCGGTCAATAAACTGATCAACGAGATAATCAGCACAAACGCTGGCTAA
- the emrB gene encoding multidrug efflux MFS transporter permease subunit EmrB has protein sequence MAQKPLEGTRLAIMTIALAMATFMQVLDSTIANVAIPTIAGNLGSSLSQGTWVITSFGVANAISIPITGWLAKRVGEVRLFIWSTALFVLASWACGVSSSLTMLIFFRVIQGVVAGPLIPLSQSLLLSNYPPAKRSIALALWSMTVIVAPICGPILGGWISDNYHWGWIFFINVPIGIMVVLMTLQTLRGRETQTEHRRIDAVGLALLVIGIGSLQVMLDRGKELDWFSSSEIIILTITAVVALSFLIVWELTDDHPIVDLSLFKSRNFTIGCLCISLAYMLYFGAIVLLPQLLQEVYGYTATWAGLASAPVGIIPVILSPIIGRFAHKLDMRRLVTFSFVMYAVCFYWRAYTFEPGMDFGASAWPQFIQGFAVACFFMPLTTITLSGLPPERLAAASSLSNFTRTLAGSIGTSITTTMWTNREALHHAQLSESVNPFNPDTQAMYSQLEGMGMSSQQASGYIAQQITSQGLIISANEIFWLSAGIFIVMIGLVWFARPPFGTGGGAGGAH, from the coding sequence ATGGCACAGAAACCGCTGGAAGGCACCCGACTTGCCATCATGACCATCGCCCTGGCGATGGCCACGTTTATGCAGGTGCTGGATTCAACCATCGCCAACGTCGCCATCCCGACCATTGCCGGGAACCTGGGCTCTTCCCTGAGCCAGGGGACCTGGGTGATTACCTCATTCGGGGTGGCGAACGCAATTTCAATTCCGATAACCGGCTGGCTGGCCAAACGGGTGGGAGAAGTTCGCCTGTTCATCTGGTCCACGGCGCTGTTTGTGCTGGCCTCCTGGGCTTGCGGCGTCTCCAGCAGCCTGACGATGCTTATCTTCTTCCGGGTGATTCAGGGGGTGGTGGCCGGGCCGCTTATCCCGCTGTCCCAGAGCCTGCTGCTGAGCAATTACCCCCCGGCGAAACGCAGTATCGCCCTGGCCCTGTGGTCAATGACGGTGATTGTCGCCCCGATTTGCGGGCCCATTCTCGGCGGCTGGATCAGCGACAACTATCACTGGGGGTGGATCTTCTTCATCAACGTGCCCATCGGCATTATGGTGGTGCTGATGACGCTCCAGACCCTGCGCGGCAGGGAGACCCAGACCGAGCACCGGCGTATTGATGCGGTGGGGCTGGCCCTGCTGGTGATAGGTATCGGCAGCCTGCAGGTGATGCTGGACCGGGGGAAAGAGCTCGACTGGTTTAGCTCTTCGGAGATAATCATCCTCACTATCACTGCGGTAGTGGCGCTGAGCTTCCTGATTGTCTGGGAGCTAACCGACGATCACCCGATTGTCGATCTCTCGCTGTTTAAGTCGCGTAATTTCACCATCGGCTGCCTGTGTATCAGCCTGGCCTATATGCTCTATTTTGGTGCGATTGTCCTGCTGCCGCAGCTGCTCCAGGAGGTCTACGGTTATACCGCGACCTGGGCGGGGCTTGCCTCGGCCCCGGTGGGGATTATCCCGGTGATCCTCTCGCCGATTATCGGCCGCTTTGCCCATAAGCTGGATATGCGCCGCCTGGTCACCTTCAGCTTTGTGATGTACGCAGTCTGCTTCTACTGGCGCGCTTACACCTTTGAGCCGGGTATGGACTTTGGCGCGTCGGCCTGGCCGCAGTTTATTCAGGGTTTTGCGGTGGCGTGCTTCTTTATGCCGCTGACCACCATCACCCTCTCTGGCCTGCCGCCGGAGCGGCTGGCGGCGGCCTCCAGCTTGTCTAACTTCACCCGGACCCTGGCGGGCTCGATTGGCACCTCGATAACCACCACCATGTGGACCAACCGGGAAGCGCTGCACCACGCCCAGCTGAGCGAGTCGGTCAATCCCTTTAACCCGGACACCCAGGCCATGTACAGCCAGCTGGAGGGGATGGGGATGAGCTCACAGCAGGCTTCCGGCTATATTGCCCAGCAGATAACCAGCCAGGGGCTGATTATCTCCGCCAATGAGATTTTCTGGCTGTCTGCCGGGATCTTTATTGTGATGATAGGTCTGGTGTGGTTTGCCCGGCCGCCGTTTGGTACTGGTGGCGGCGCCGGGGGCGCTCACTAG
- the nrdF gene encoding class 1b ribonucleoside-diphosphate reductase subunit beta, with the protein MTPLNRISAINWNKIQDEKDLEVWNRLTTNFWLPEKVPLSGDLPAWQTLTPAQQQLTIRVFTGLTLLDTIQNTVGAPSLLADAITPHEEAVLTNISFMEAVHARSYSSVFSTLSQTRDVDAAYQWSEENAALQRKAAIILSHYQADDAGKKKIASVFLESFLFYSGFWLPMYWSSRGKLTNTADLIRLIIRDEAIHGYYLGYKFQKGLAGASPGRRETLQAFALELLMTLYENEKEYTADLYAGTGFEEDVNHFLCYNANKALMNLGFEAIFPPEMAQVNPAILAALSPGADENHDFFSGSGSSYVMGTAIETEDQDWDF; encoded by the coding sequence ATGACGCCACTTAACCGCATCAGCGCTATTAACTGGAATAAAATCCAGGACGAGAAAGACCTTGAAGTATGGAACCGGTTAACCACCAATTTCTGGCTGCCGGAAAAGGTGCCGCTATCCGGGGATTTACCCGCCTGGCAGACCCTGACTCCTGCGCAGCAGCAGCTGACTATCCGGGTCTTTACCGGCCTGACACTGCTGGACACCATCCAGAATACGGTCGGGGCGCCGTCATTACTGGCGGATGCCATCACCCCCCACGAAGAAGCGGTGCTCACCAATATCAGCTTTATGGAGGCGGTCCACGCCCGCTCTTACAGTTCGGTGTTTTCCACCCTGAGCCAGACCCGCGACGTAGACGCCGCCTACCAGTGGAGCGAAGAAAACGCCGCCCTGCAGCGCAAAGCGGCGATTATTCTCAGCCACTATCAGGCCGATGATGCAGGGAAGAAGAAAATCGCCAGCGTGTTCCTCGAATCCTTTCTGTTTTACTCCGGGTTCTGGCTCCCCATGTACTGGTCCAGCCGGGGGAAGCTCACCAACACGGCGGACTTAATTCGCCTGATCATCCGCGACGAGGCCATCCACGGTTATTACCTCGGGTATAAGTTCCAGAAAGGGCTTGCCGGAGCCAGCCCCGGGCGGCGCGAAACGCTACAGGCGTTCGCCCTTGAACTGCTGATGACCCTGTACGAAAACGAAAAGGAATACACCGCCGATCTGTACGCCGGAACCGGGTTTGAAGAGGATGTGAATCACTTCCTGTGTTACAACGCCAATAAAGCGCTGATGAACCTGGGGTTTGAGGCCATCTTCCCCCCCGAAATGGCGCAAGTGAACCCGGCTATCCTTGCCGCACTTTCGCCGGGGGCCGATGAAAATCACGACTTTTTCTCCGGCTCGGGATCCTCCTACGTAATGGGCACCGCCATAGAGACGGAAGATCAGGACTGGGACTTTTAA
- the proX gene encoding glycine betaine/L-proline ABC transporter substrate-binding protein ProX, with protein MRQTVLFATAFATLLSTSAFAADLPGKGVTVVPVQSTISEETFQTLLVSRALEKLGYTVKQPSEVDYNVAYTTIAAGDATFLATNWKPLHDDMYSAAGGDNKFYRAGTFVSGAAQGYLIDKKTADKYKITRIDQLKDPALARLFDTNGDGKADMTGCNPGWGCEAVINHQLSAYGLDKTVTHNQGNYAAMMADTITRYKEGKPVLYYTWTPYWVSNELKPGKDVVWLQVPYSSLPGEQKSIETKLPNGANYGFPVNTMHIVANKAWAEKNPAAAKLFAIMQLPIGDINAQNAMMHDGKASESDIESHVDGWIAAHQAQFDGWIQQAAASAK; from the coding sequence ATGCGACAGACAGTCCTTTTCGCCACCGCCTTTGCGACCCTACTTTCCACCAGTGCTTTTGCCGCCGATTTACCGGGCAAGGGCGTTACCGTGGTGCCGGTACAGAGCACCATTTCAGAAGAGACCTTCCAGACGCTGCTGGTCAGCCGCGCCCTGGAAAAACTCGGCTATACCGTTAAACAACCCAGTGAAGTTGACTATAACGTTGCCTACACCACCATCGCCGCCGGGGACGCCACCTTCCTCGCCACCAACTGGAAACCGCTGCATGACGATATGTACAGCGCCGCTGGCGGGGATAATAAATTCTACCGCGCGGGCACCTTTGTCAGCGGTGCGGCACAGGGGTATCTGATCGATAAAAAAACCGCCGATAAGTACAAGATTACCCGTATCGACCAGCTTAAAGATCCGGCCCTTGCCCGGCTGTTCGATACCAATGGCGATGGCAAAGCCGATATGACCGGCTGTAACCCGGGGTGGGGCTGCGAGGCGGTAATCAACCACCAGCTCAGTGCCTATGGCCTGGATAAAACCGTGACCCACAACCAGGGTAACTATGCGGCCATGATGGCGGACACCATCACCCGTTATAAAGAAGGCAAGCCGGTGCTGTACTATACCTGGACCCCGTACTGGGTGAGCAACGAACTGAAACCGGGCAAAGATGTGGTCTGGTTACAGGTTCCTTACTCTTCCCTGCCGGGCGAGCAGAAAAGCATAGAGACCAAATTACCGAACGGCGCGAACTACGGCTTCCCGGTGAACACCATGCATATTGTTGCCAATAAAGCCTGGGCGGAGAAAAACCCCGCCGCCGCGAAACTGTTTGCCATTATGCAGTTACCCATCGGCGATATTAACGCCCAGAACGCCATGATGCATGACGGTAAAGCCTCAGAAAGCGATATCGAAAGCCACGTTGACGGCTGGATAGCCGCCCACCAGGCACAGTTCGATGGCTGGATCCAGCAGGCTGCCGCCAGCGCGAAATAA